CACCTCATAGGCTAACCATATTAAATGAATTGCTATGTGCTGCAGTCTTCCAAGGATGGCGAACCATATTGGGAGAGCCCGTGGGGACCAGGAAGGCCAGGATGGCACATAGAATGCAGCGCGATGAGTTCGACATATCTTGGTTATATGTTCGACATACATGGTGGAGGGATGGACCTTGTGTTTCCCCACCACGAGAACGAAATTGCCCAGAGCTGTGCTGCTTGTAGCAAGAGCAGCATAGCCTATTCGGTACACAATGGATTTGTCACTGTAAATGAGGAAAAAATGTCTAAGTCACTGAAAAATTTCTTCACCATTCGCGAGGTAGAGTTCAGTAAATCATTCCTTGAGTTTCTCCTCGAGTCTATTAGTTCAACTAATTATGGAATTCTCAGGTCTTAGAGCTTTACCACCCATTGGCTTTGAGGTTCTTCCTAATTGGTACTCATTACCGGTCTCCAATTAACTACTCGACAGCACATCTTGATGTTGCTTCTGATCGACTGTATTATATCTATCAAGTAAGTTACCTCCATTTGCTCCTTCACTGAGATTGGTGTGGTTGACTGTTCCCTGCGCATGGTTCAGAGCCTTCTGGATTGTGAAGAAGCTTTACACCAGCAAGCCCGTCTTAGTGATTCTCTACCACCAGAAACTCTTCAATGCATCGATAAACTTCATCTTGATTTTGAGAGTTCAATGTCAGATGATCTGCACACTCCTGTCGCATTGGCTTCGATCTCTGAACCTCTTAGAATAATCAATGAGCTTCTGCACACAAAGAAGGTACGAGTCTAAGTCCTCTCTGCGCACATAACTTTCTAATTCTATTCGGTGTTCATCCATCGAGCAGGGTAGGAAGCAAGAACTGAGAATGGAGTCTCTTTCTGCTCTGCAAAAGGGAATCAGTAATATTTTGAGTGTTCTTGGATTAGTTCCTTCAAATTTTTCTGAGGCAAGTACTTTTGTATTATGGATATGTCTAAAGTTAGTATCTCGCTTACCGACACATTTTAGTATAACAGATATTACAAGAGCTGAGGGAGAAGGCTCTGAAAAGAGCAGAAATCACAGAAGATGAACTGCTGCAAAAGATTGAAGAAAGGACATCGGCGAGGAAAAATAAGCAATACGAGAGATCCGATGAGATCAGGAAAGAGCTATCTACCATCGGAATCGCTCTCATGGATAGCCCCGATGGAACAAGTTGGAGGCCTACCGTCCCACAAAGTGTCGAGGAGCATGCGAATGTAACATGATTGCATTCTTTTCTCAGGCATTCACCGaagtagcttcttttttgttttttttcctgctCTCAGAACTGGCCAATTAAACATAGAAATGTAATTCTTTTTTGAAGTTATTGTTTCATGTATCCAAACACCATAAAACATGAATAATTTGACTCAAGAAACCACCTTCCTTAGGTCTTCTTCATtaggtttttaaaaatttttgagattgaataatttaaaaaattttttttttcttctttcgtaGTAGCTGTTTCTTTCAAAGGAACAGTCTCTGCCAGTCTAGTTCTAATGGTTATACCTCTAAAAGAAACAGTGAGTACTTATACTTCCAAGGGTTATTAATTATGAAAACGTAAATATGGTAGAAGAGATGCTAACTCCCTTATATCACAATTAACAAAGCAAATTGTCCAAGCCTTAGACTCCGCAACACGGAGGACAGTTACTAAGGCTTGCTATTGGCAATTTCCTCTACCACATGGATCTTTATTTATCTCTTTTACGTTGAGATTGCTTTCTGCAGTCACAATAAGGACGGTATATGTCCTTTTTGATAATTGAATGATAAATATATCCATTTGGtatctttataaattattttcaaatatatgCAATCAGGAGCGTAATGAAGTTTTTCTTTTACGTTCAGAAAACGCAGATGAAAGAGAGATTGCTACTTGTGATTGTAGGATTAAGTTCACATGGATGGATTAAATCCAACTGAGTCTATATAAGTGGACTTAATCTCTATAAAGTCGGGCTCATATTTGATTAACATATACACATAACTAATTATCATTAAAGTGACTAACATgattaagtgatctaatgcttTATTGCATATAAGGAGGATTTAGATTAAATGGATATGGATTCAATGTGTAGATCCAAAATCTGATTTATTA
This genomic stretch from Zingiber officinale cultivar Zhangliang chromosome 7A, Zo_v1.1, whole genome shotgun sequence harbors:
- the LOC122001807 gene encoding cysteine--tRNA ligase CPS1 homolog, chloroplastic/mitochondrial-like isoform X1 — its product is MNCRVCDLPYPNYASLHDSSSFLHCDVVVDPDNIFVDNIVVPDSLDVAGVAFDDGSVGETQESLPLTIPPPAESVESVDVPYDDGSVGETQESLPLVVPDPEPVLSPDQDDVTFTILEPPDLKGMCIFLLTNSLLGRLSGRKLEDNRSGERVAVDSRRINPADFALWKSSKDGEPYWESPWGPGRPGWHIECSAMSSTYLGYMFDIHGGGMDLVFPHHENEIAQSCAACSKSSIAYSVHNGFVTVNEEKMSKSLKNFFTIREVLELYHPLALRFFLIGTHYRSPINYSTAHLDVASDRLYYIYQSLLDCEEALHQQARLSDSLPPETLQCIDKLHLDFESSMSDDLHTPVALASISEPLRIINELLHTKKGRKQELRMESLSALQKGISNILSVLGLVPSNFSEILQELREKALKRAEITEDELLQKIEERTSARKNKQYERSDEIRKELSTIGIALMDSPDGTSWRPTVPQSVEEHANVT
- the LOC122001807 gene encoding cysteine--tRNA ligase CPS1 homolog, chloroplastic/mitochondrial-like isoform X2, with the protein product MCIMNLIVHQRTLFRRISLALIFLAYLSNRFLITVMPTDLKGMCIFLLTNSLLGRLSGRKLEDNRSGERVAVDSRRINPADFALWKSSKDGEPYWESPWGPGRPGWHIECSAMSSTYLGYMFDIHGGGMDLVFPHHENEIAQSCAACSKSSIAYSVHNGFVTVNEEKMSKSLKNFFTIREVLELYHPLALRFFLIGTHYRSPINYSTAHLDVASDRLYYIYQSLLDCEEALHQQARLSDSLPPETLQCIDKLHLDFESSMSDDLHTPVALASISEPLRIINELLHTKKGRKQELRMESLSALQKGISNILSVLGLVPSNFSEILQELREKALKRAEITEDELLQKIEERTSARKNKQYERSDEIRKELSTIGIALMDSPDGTSWRPTVPQSVEEHANVT